The DNA sequence TATTAAGAGCTTGCTTATTAAATTTCCACAGGAAGGGTGTGCTTTATTGCTAGGCAAGAAAAAAAAAGAAACCAATCTTTCAAAGAATTTTTTTTACGAAATTTCCTTAATTTGGCCGTGCTGCAATATTTGGGAACCTGAGATGAAAAGCTTTTCAGAAGAATGTCTTAAAGAAGATTTGACTCAAAAGCCCCCTTCCAAAACGAACCGTTTTGCGATTGACCCAAAAGAGCAAATTTCAGCTCAGAAATGGGCTAGAAAAAAAAACCTGTCTCTATTAGGTTCTGCTCATTCACATAGTTATTCATGTGCAAATCCTTCAAGACTTGATCTTTCTTGGAATTTTTCTCCAGGTTTAATGATTATTGTTGATGGATCGGGTGTCATTCGTGCATGGTGGATCGGGGCCTCTAAAACAATAGAACCAACCGAAATCCCGATTTAATGGCGTAAACCTTAAATCAAATCTTCATTACCCTTTTACTTCAATGAAGTCTATAAAAGCCAATAATATGCAGCTGAGCCCTGAAGAATTTGCTCGGTACTCTCGACATTTATCATTACCAGAAATTGGAATTAAGGGTCAAAAGAAACTAAAAGGCAGTTCTGTACTTTGCATTGGCTGTGGAGGGCTTGGTTCTCCAGTACTGATATATCTTGCTGCGGCTGGCATAGGTAATCTTGGGATTGTAGATAATGATTTGGTAGAAGAGTCAAACTTACAAAGACAAATCATTCACACTCACAAGTCAATTGGTAAGTCAAAAATAGAATCAGCACGATCTCGAATAATTGATATTAATCCTTATTGTAAAGTAACCATTTTTAGTGAATTACTAAATAATGAAAATGCCCTAGAAATTATTAAACCATATGATCTAGTATGTGACTGCACAGATAACTTTGAAAGCAGATATTTAATAAATGATGCCTGTGTTTTGCTTGGAAAGCCATATATATATGGAGCAATTTCAAAGTTCGAAGGTCAAGCCTCTGTTTTTAATCTAGATAAAGATAGTCCAAATTTTAGAGATTTAATCCCTCAACCTCCCTCAATGGATTTACTACCTTCATGTAGTGAGTCTGGTGTTATAGGGGTTCTTCCAGGTATTATTGGATTAATACAGGCTACAGAAATAATTAAGATTATAGCTGGGATAGGTACCACTTTAAGTGGAAGGATATTGATATTTAATGCGCTAGAAATGAAGTTTAAAGAGCTAAAGTTAAAGAAGGATTATGCTGCAAAGCCAATTACAGAATTGATTGATTATAAGGATTTTTGTGGTTCTTCTGGTGTAACAAAAGTCGAAGACAGTATTAAAAGTATTTCGGCTAAAAAGCTTAGAGTTTTACTTGAAGATAATCCCAACAAAAATATCTTATTAGATGTTCGTACTGAGGAAGAGTTTAAATTAAATGCAATCAAAGGATCAATATTAGTGCCACTCAAAAATATTCAAAATGGGCAAGAGATAGATAAAATTCGAAAACTAGCTAGCAATAAAAATATATTTGTTCATTGTAAGACTGGTAAAAGGTCGAGGAAAGCAATACTGAGTTTACGATCAAATGGAATTGATGCTGTCAATCTGGAAGGTGGGATAAATTCTTGGAATGAAAGCTAAGCTTCTTTTTGATACAGGGATTAATAATCAACCCCTTTTTTTAGATTAATTCCCTTTTCCGCATAGTGCTTATGGCAAACCATCTCTGAATGAACACTAGCAAGATCAAAATAAGGTGGATAATTCTTGCATCGACCAGTGATGATCACTTCAGTTTCCGCAGGTTTTCTAAGCAAAGTTTCAACAATCGGTTCTACTGGAAGAAGCTCTAAGTCAACAGTTGGATTCAGTTCATCAAGAATAACAGTCTTATAAAGGCCACTTGCGATTGCTGCTCTAGCAATTTCCCATGCACGCTCTGCTTCAACATAATCAATTGGTTGTTGTTGACCTCGCCAAACAATCGCATCCCGACCCGATCTCAGATGATCAACTAAATGAGGATAACTCTCCCTAAGAGCCGCAATTGCAGCATCTTCTGTATAACCACTACCTCCTTTAAGCCATTGCAAAATCAAAACACGATGACTTTTATCTTGACTAATACCACGACCAATTGCCTGTAGAGCCTTGCCAAGAGCACTGGTAGATTTACCTTTACCCTCTCCTGTATATATCTCAATACCGCCTGAAGAAGTGTGTGACGCCAATTCATTTTTGGCCAAGTCAGAACGGCGATGAGCACGCATTTCTGAATGTAATTCTGCTATTTCTATAAGGTCAAAAGGAGCTGCACGCCCTGTGACAATAATTTCCATTCCATCTGGCCTAGAAGCAAGTGTGTCCACTACATCATCTAAAGGAAGCAAACCAAGGTCTAAAACAGGATTCAATTCATCTAAAACAACTACAGAATAGAGGGCGCTTGCAATGGCCCCTTTAGCAATATCCCATCCTCTTTGTGCTTCACTAGCATCAAATTTCGTAGCCTCTCCAGCAGTAAAAAAATCAGCCCTTCCGGTACGGACTTGATCAATTAAATGAGGAAAACCCTGCTGCAATGCTTCTATTGCTGAATCTTCATCGTATTCTCTCCCTGGCCCTTTTAAAAAACGAAGAAGAAGTACTCTTGTACGACGTTTCTCGCAAATTCCAAGGCCAATAGTTCTTAGTACAACTCCCAAGGCAGCCTGACTTTTCCCCTTGCCTTCTCCGTCATAAATATGTAATTGCCCATTACTGCGTTCTTTGCTATCAGTTGCAGTAACAATGCCAATACGATTTTTTCTTCCAGATGCTTGTGCCTGTATTTTGTTTTTGGAAGTCTTAACTTCTTCTGGTTGTGGCTTCATAAAAGAATCTCACATCACTTAGAGCTTAACCAGATCCACCAATGAAGATAGTCTCTAAGCACATGAAAAAAAAATGATTCTAAAACTCCAAGAGGATCTGAATGCACCACAATTGCAACAACTAGAGCTTTTAAGAGATGCAATTAAACAAATCGGAAAAGTTTGTATTGCTTATTCCGGAGGAGTTGATAGTTCACTTATTGCTGCAATTGCTAAAGAACAATTGGGAACAAATGCCCTTGCAGTAACAGGGGTTTCAGATTCGCTAGCTCCTCATCTTCGTAAAGAAGCCCAGCAGCAAGCAGCTTGGATTGGTATTAAGCATACAGAATGCATAACCAACGAATTAGAAAGTCCTGATTACAATCAAAATCCTGTAGACAGATGTTTTGCATGCAAACAAGAGTTACATACTCACCTTGCAAACATTGCAAGCAATTTCAAAGAATCTCAAGTAATCGATGGAGTAAATTTTGATGATCTTGGGGACCATAGACCGGGCATTCAAGCTGCCAGACTCGCAGGAGTTAGGTCTCCACTAGCAGAGCTTAAAATTAGAAAATCAACCATTCGAGATATTTCAAAGGCCCTAGGCTTCCCTTGGTGGGACAAACCATCACAACCTTGCCTAGCCTCTAGATTCCCTTACGGTGAGTCAATATCCTCTTTACGCCTAGCACAAGTAGCAAAAGGAGAGCAATGGCTAATTGATCATGGTTTTAGTGAAGTCAGGGTGCGTATTCAAGGCCTAGGAGCGAGAATTGAATTGCCTGTTGATCGTATCAATGATTTGTTGATAAAGTTAAGAAGAGAAGAACTCATAACTTATTTTCTATCAATTGGATTCACTTCTATCAGTGTCGATCTAGAAGGTCTAATTAGTGGAAAACTCAACCGAGAACTTAGCCATAAACAAACCAGTTATAAAGATGAAGCCTAGTTAAAACGCAAATCAAGGAAACGAGCCTTATAGGTCAGCAGGTCATTGTTTGATTTTTAATTGATCAATGCGTTTGAAATCATTACTGGGGTATCTCTTCGCAATGTTTTTAAGGAGTGTCTTTTAGATTGCAGTTCTTCAACAAGTAGCTGACAAGCTTTATCTGGCATAGTCTGATCCCCACAAGTGAATACATCTACAGCTGCATAACCACTTTCAGGCCAGGTATGAATTGAAATGTGAGATTCAGCTAAAAGTGCCAAACCTGTAACACCTTGGGGGACAAATTTATGAGTGATGAGATTAAGTAATTGAGCTCCAGCAACTTTTGATGCCATTTGAATAGTGGTACGTATAAAAGCCTCATCATCTAGCTTGACTGAATTGCATTCACAAAGTTCAAGAATGCAATGCTTACCAATCATTCTTTGCTTACTCCTAGAGTCAAGCTGAGAGTACTTTCTAGTCTCTTCATCTGGCCATCCAGGATTGGGATATAAATGTGTAATCATTGATTCCATTGAATCATCTTAAAAAATAGTTGATTACATTAACCCAACTCTAGAGATCCATCTTGATTTCCTAATTGAAGAAGTTGAGACTCACCTCTCCAATCTCCTTCAAAAGCATCCAAATGCGTGGCACTTATTAAACACTGATGCTTATGACCAACTGCCTCAAGAAGTAATAACTGTCGCATGGGATCAAGCTCTGCCAACACGTCATCTAAAATTAATATCGGAGCTTCTCCATAGATTTCTCCAATAAGTTCCAATTCAGCTAATTTCAAGGACAAGACAATCGTTCTTTGCTGTCCTGCTGACCCGAATCTTCTTGCGGAAGCTCCATTGAGTAAAAATTCAATCTCATCGCGATGAGGACCAACCCTACAATGACCTAACTTCTGTTCAACAGCTCTTTGTTCTAAAAGCTGCTTCTCTATAGATAATCTACATTCGAGTTCTTCGTCTTGTTTCTCGAGAAAACTCCCTGGCAAATAATGAAGCTCTAATGCTTCATTTCCTTTACTCAATCTTTCTTGCCACAATATCGCAAGGGGTTTCAACCTGTTGAGAGCTCTTTGTCGACGTCTATGTATCCTCGTGCTGACTAATGCTAGCTGAACATCAAAAGCATCTAAAAGAGTTCCATAATCTTTACTTGAAGTATGTTTCCAATTGCGCCACAGTTGATTTCGCTGGCGTAATAATCTGATAAGTCGACTCATTAAGTCTGAATATACTGGTTCTAATTGAAGAACGACTCTGTCTAACCAATGCCTACGAAGTGAAGGTTCCCCTCTAACTAGATGAAGATCAAGTGCACTAAATCCCACACATCTCAGTGGTCCTATCAAGTCGATCTGTCGAGACAAACATTTGTCATTTCGATATGCCTTGCGTCCACCTTTTTTTCTTAACTCTAATTCAATTTTATCTTCATCTTCAGTAATCGCTCGCAATAGAGCACTTTTTTCCTCCCAATGAATCAGATCTTGGTCACTACTTGCACGATGAGAACGAAGACTTCCAAGCAACTCAACAGCCTCTAGCAGGTTTGATTTGCCAATACCATTAGGACCAATAACCAGAAGACGTTTTTCAGTCAATTCCAGTTGAATCCGCCTGTAATTACGGAAACAATTCAGTTCGAGATGATGAAGGCTGATCTTCCTTTGGCAACCTTTAGCTAAGGTAGCTGCATTGAGGCTTTAAAACATAGTCTCAAATACACGGCATAATGCCGGTCTTGGGCATGTAGCTCAGCTGGATAGAGCATCAGATTCCGGTTCTGAGGGTCGGGGGTTCGAGTCCCTCCATGCTCGTAGCTTGCAAGAAAGCTAACGAAATTGATACGTCATGGCGCGAATACCATTCGGGTCTAATAAAAACCCCTGTGATTGCAAAGCCTCGAATGCAATCGCAGGAGCTGCCAAAGAAACACTGCATCCCGGCAATTCCTTTCTAATAATTCCAAGTGATTTATTGACTAATACTGCTATCAATTGTTTTTGATAGTTTCCAGGCTCAACAGCAAGATCCCACAAATTTGCATTCAAGCCTTTGTCACTAGTTATTCGCACGAATCCAACTAATCTTCCTGTCTTTTCATCTTTGATACTGGCATTGCAATAACTTTGTTTTAAAGCTAAAGCTAATCTTCTGGGGGGATGAGTCTCTCCAAAACATCTTGCTAAAAGCCTGTTAAGTGCCTCAGGGGAAGGTGACTCTTTCAAATCTAGAAGAAAGCCTGAAGGTAGTTTAGGTAGTTTTGAGTTTTGAAAAGAAAGCAAGTTTCAACCTGTATTTCGCATTCCCGCAGCAATGCCATTAATAGTCAACAAAGCTCCTCTCAATAATTCACTGCGACTATAAGTACGAGCAAGATCTCGTTCATTAAAAAGCTCCTCGCTCACAGGTGGTTGACGCTTTTGATCACGTAATCGACGTAATAGTGCCACTTGAAGAAACCCTAAAGGTACAATCGTACGGTTTCTAAGCTCTACAGACGCTTGCAATGCAGGATCAGCGCTAAGAAGTTTTGATTTTCCAGTTATTCTTAAAACCAACCTCTTAGTGAGATGGTATTCATCAGAAATCACCTCAAAAATTTTATTAAAAGCTTCTTTATTCTGCCTACTACCAAGACTAGTGACATAGTGATTAGCCACCTCTAGATCTACTTTCGAAAGAGTCATCTCTACCTTAGAAATCAACATTCGAAAGAAAGGCCAACGCTGATGAAGCATTTTCAAAAGCTCAATTTGTGCAGGATCTTCTTCAAGTTCTATAAACAAAGCATGCCCGACTCCAAACCAACTGGGCAAAAGAAACCTACTCTGAGTCCAACCAAAGACCCAAGGTATGGCCCTAAGACTAGATAAATCCTTACTGCCTGATTTTCTACGAGTAGGTCGACTAGAAATTTGCAATTTACTGATTTCTTCAATTGGCGTCACTTCTTGAAAAAATGGCACCAAGTCAGGGTTGTCATGTACAAGCGACCTGTAATGCCGCCTAGAACGCGCTGCCAATCGAGTCATCAGCTCATTCCAACTAGGGGTTGCATCTAACTGATTAGTAACCAAACTATTTTGCAGCACAGCTGTCGTAACAGTTTCGAGGTTATACATTGCTAGTTCAGGTAGGCTATATTTTGAAGCAAGAACTTCCCCTTGCTCAGTAATCTTAATTCGTCCTTTTAAAGTGCCACTAGGTTGAGCCAAGATTGCCTGATAAGCAGGGCCACCACCTCGCCCAACAGAACCTCCACGACCGTGAAATAAACGTAAAGCTACACCATGACTACTTGCAAGGTTCTGAAGTGCAATTTGTGCCTGATGAATTTCCCAATTACTTGATAAAAAACCAGAATCTTTATTGCTATCTGAATAACCAAGCATTAGTTCTTGTAAAGGCTGAAGTTTCTCTCCAACACGAGGTAATAAGTTGAGATAAAAACTAGAGCTAAAGAGTTCCTCCATCACTGAGGGAGCTCGCTGCAGATCCTCAACAGTTTCAAATAAAGGCACCACTAGTAAATCAGCTGAACCAGACGAAATATCTACTAGTCCAGCTTCTTTTGCGAGAAGAAGTACTTCTAAAAGATCAGAAACTGAATGACTCATTGAAATTACATAAGATCTGCAAATCCGACTACCAAACTCTTCCTGTAAACGGTGGAGCATCTGAAAAACAGATATTGTTTCCTGAGTAGAAGGTGACCAATCAACTGAAGAAGGAATTAATGGCCTACGAGTTTCTAATTCTTGCATTAACCATTGAACTTTTTCTTTCTCATCCATTTCTGAGTAGATGACAGGGAGGTCTATAAATCTTGTAACCTCGTCTATAGCATCACTATGTCGGTTACTCTCTTGTCGAATATCCAGACTAGCAAGAGAAAAGCCAAAAATATGTACCTGAGTCAATAGCGTATCTAACGACTCACAACTAAGATCTGTTGCCACCAGGCTATTGCGAATTAACTCTAGATCACTACGAAACTCGGCTATAGAGCAGTAATACAAATCCTCAAATGGCTTACCAGAAGTAATCAAGGAGTTCATAGCTTCAGGAACTATCTTCCATCCTGCAGCTGCTAATTCTTGATTACGTTGATGAGTTAGCTTAAGTCGTTGCAAAATATAGCTAATCTTTAGTCGATATGGCTCTAGCCTGTATCTCGCTGCTCTTTCCTCGTAAACCTCTGGAAACTGAACTCTATCCATTTCTAAAGACTCTAACAATTGTGAGCCAACCTGACTCCATTGCATAGAAATACTCAATTGATCCCTAAGGTCTTGAACAGAGTTGATATACCGCTCAAGCATTAATTGACGTTGATAACATGCTGCTCTCCAAGTTATTTCCGGAGTAACTGATGGGTTGCCATCACGATCTGACCCCACCCAAGAACCAAATGTGCAAAAAGATTCTCTAGGCACCTCAACATCAGGATAACTTTTAACTAATGCTGCATTAATCCGACGACGCAATTGGGGCATCGCGTCAAATAGAACTTGTTGGAAATAATGCAGTGCATAATCTACCTCGTCTAAAACAGTTGGTTTAAATTGATGTAGCTCATCTGTACGCCACCAAAGACGTATTTCTTCTTCTAACTGTTGTCGCAAGCTTTCTTTCTGAGAGAAAGAAATTGCTGCTTCAGAGTGAAATTGCTGTAACAAATTGGCTACCCTGCGTTGCTTATGCCTAACGGTATGTCGGACTATTTCTGTAGGATGGGCGGTAAAGACAAGACGTATATCTATTTCTTGCATTAATGCCTCTAGCTGCCCAGGAGGGACATTAAGACGTTTTAAACGTTCAAATAATTGACTGAAAGTTGCTGGTGCAGTCTGACTCGCAAGAGGAGGGGCAAATGGATCAAATTGATTAGACGCATCTTCTTCGATCCTGCCAATAGTTTCTAGATATGTGTCTTCCTCAATTCTCTGCTCCAAAATATTGACAAGTTGAAAGTATAAAGAGAACGCACGCGCGGCTGCAATTGACTCAGCCAAGTCCATCTCTTCAATTAACAAAACAATTTCATTAAATGGGTTTTTTTGCTCTTCTTCTCCTGCAAAATTATTCGGGTTACTCAATTTCTTTAAACGAAGAACCCGATTAATTTGATCTGATGGGCATTCACTGCATAAAACTGTCTCCCACAGATCTTCAACAAGTGCCAATCTCTGTTGCAACAAGCTTCCAGAGTTTTTCGTAGTACTTGCTTGGTTATTGCGGAAAGATGAATGCAAATCTGAAGATTGCTCTAAGGGTGTATTGCCTAATTCTGATTTTGACATGATCATCTCAAACCCGCCGATGCATCATTGGTGAAAGCTTTTCCTCATTCTCCATCTCATGAATAGTTTCTTTTAGTAAATCAGGCAGATCTATTCCATTGGAATGCGCCCTAATCCATTGCATGGATTGATTACCATCCTCCAAGACAGAGTTAATAGGAGAAAGCTGATGAAAAAGTCCCATATCTTTTGCCAATGGTGTTACATCACTAATTAGCTGAGCGATCCACTCTCGACAAAGTATTTCTTTGCCATCAACCCAGTCTCGTAAAGTTGCGTCCAAGCTTGTAGTGGCGGATGCTTTCTCATTCATATCAATTAGTTTAGATAACTCTTGAGGACTTAAAAGACTTCCTTCCAGTGGATCTAGTTTTTTAGGATTATTGCAAAGACAAAGAACTCGCAATTCTAGAAGAGTTGTAACTGCCAGCAACAAATCACAATTAGTAATGAGATCACAAATTCGCAATTCCAACCTATTCAACTTATATGGCCTCTCAGGACCATTTGCTCTTACCGAAATCCACAAATGTCTTTCATTATGCATACCTCCTTCCCTCAGTTGCTCCTCTATCCAAGTTACATAATGACCATGATTCAAGAATAACGGGACATCTTTTGGTGTTACTGGGAATTGAATCCATCTCTGAGAATGCACTCCTGTAAGTTTTCCGTCTAAGAATGGAGAGCTAGCACTCAGAGCCAGAAACAATGCTGCTTCGCAACGTACTAAACGAAGTGCAGCAAAAAGAAGGGATAAATCCTCAAGGCCTAAATTAATGTGGACACTTGCTGTAACAACTTTCGTCCCATAATTGGATTCTATGAAGTCGTGATAGGGATTTGAAAGATCAGATCTTTCAAATTTTCTACTATCCCCTAGGCTCAGGGTACTTCC is a window from the Prochlorococcus marinus str. MIT 9211 genome containing:
- a CDS encoding cob(I)yrinic acid a,c-diamide adenosyltransferase, with translation MKPQPEEVKTSKNKIQAQASGRKNRIGIVTATDSKERSNGQLHIYDGEGKGKSQAALGVVLRTIGLGICEKRRTRVLLLRFLKGPGREYDEDSAIEALQQGFPHLIDQVRTGRADFFTAGEATKFDASEAQRGWDIAKGAIASALYSVVVLDELNPVLDLGLLPLDDVVDTLASRPDGMEIIVTGRAAPFDLIEIAELHSEMRAHRRSDLAKNELASHTSSGGIEIYTGEGKGKSTSALGKALQAIGRGISQDKSHRVLILQWLKGGSGYTEDAAIAALRESYPHLVDHLRSGRDAIVWRGQQQPIDYVEAERAWEIARAAIASGLYKTVILDELNPTVDLELLPVEPIVETLLRKPAETEVIITGRCKNYPPYFDLASVHSEMVCHKHYAEKGINLKKGVDY
- the ppc gene encoding phosphoenolpyruvate carboxylase, which codes for MIMSKSELGNTPLEQSSDLHSSFRNNQASTTKNSGSLLQQRLALVEDLWETVLCSECPSDQINRVLRLKKLSNPNNFAGEEEQKNPFNEIVLLIEEMDLAESIAAARAFSLYFQLVNILEQRIEEDTYLETIGRIEEDASNQFDPFAPPLASQTAPATFSQLFERLKRLNVPPGQLEALMQEIDIRLVFTAHPTEIVRHTVRHKQRRVANLLQQFHSEAAISFSQKESLRQQLEEEIRLWWRTDELHQFKPTVLDEVDYALHYFQQVLFDAMPQLRRRINAALVKSYPDVEVPRESFCTFGSWVGSDRDGNPSVTPEITWRAACYQRQLMLERYINSVQDLRDQLSISMQWSQVGSQLLESLEMDRVQFPEVYEERAARYRLEPYRLKISYILQRLKLTHQRNQELAAAGWKIVPEAMNSLITSGKPFEDLYYCSIAEFRSDLELIRNSLVATDLSCESLDTLLTQVHIFGFSLASLDIRQESNRHSDAIDEVTRFIDLPVIYSEMDEKEKVQWLMQELETRRPLIPSSVDWSPSTQETISVFQMLHRLQEEFGSRICRSYVISMSHSVSDLLEVLLLAKEAGLVDISSGSADLLVVPLFETVEDLQRAPSVMEELFSSSFYLNLLPRVGEKLQPLQELMLGYSDSNKDSGFLSSNWEIHQAQIALQNLASSHGVALRLFHGRGGSVGRGGGPAYQAILAQPSGTLKGRIKITEQGEVLASKYSLPELAMYNLETVTTAVLQNSLVTNQLDATPSWNELMTRLAARSRRHYRSLVHDNPDLVPFFQEVTPIEEISKLQISSRPTRRKSGSKDLSSLRAIPWVFGWTQSRFLLPSWFGVGHALFIELEEDPAQIELLKMLHQRWPFFRMLISKVEMTLSKVDLEVANHYVTSLGSRQNKEAFNKIFEVISDEYHLTKRLVLRITGKSKLLSADPALQASVELRNRTIVPLGFLQVALLRRLRDQKRQPPVSEELFNERDLARTYSRSELLRGALLTINGIAAGMRNTG
- a CDS encoding N-acetyltransferase, which produces MKESPSPEALNRLLARCFGETHPPRRLALALKQSYCNASIKDEKTGRLVGFVRITSDKGLNANLWDLAVEPGNYQKQLIAVLVNKSLGIIRKELPGCSVSLAAPAIAFEALQSQGFLLDPNGIRAMTYQFR
- the larE gene encoding ATP-dependent sacrificial sulfur transferase LarE, producing MILKLQEDLNAPQLQQLELLRDAIKQIGKVCIAYSGGVDSSLIAAIAKEQLGTNALAVTGVSDSLAPHLRKEAQQQAAWIGIKHTECITNELESPDYNQNPVDRCFACKQELHTHLANIASNFKESQVIDGVNFDDLGDHRPGIQAARLAGVRSPLAELKIRKSTIRDISKALGFPWWDKPSQPCLASRFPYGESISSLRLAQVAKGEQWLIDHGFSEVRVRIQGLGARIELPVDRINDLLIKLRREELITYFLSIGFTSISVDLEGLISGKLNRELSHKQTSYKDEA
- the gshA gene encoding glutamate--cysteine ligase gives rise to the protein MNNSLLKGFEVELFTGRLSGENVGVSDAVSKEFPEFVIEPDKRNLEYITIPDREYKHLNESLLAPRRKLRNWLALQELTILPGSTLSLGDSRKFERSDLSNPYHDFIESNYGTKVVTASVHINLGLEDLSLLFAALRLVRCEAALFLALSASSPFLDGKLTGVHSQRWIQFPVTPKDVPLFLNHGHYVTWIEEQLREGGMHNERHLWISVRANGPERPYKLNRLELRICDLITNCDLLLAVTTLLELRVLCLCNNPKKLDPLEGSLLSPQELSKLIDMNEKASATTSLDATLRDWVDGKEILCREWIAQLISDVTPLAKDMGLFHQLSPINSVLEDGNQSMQWIRAHSNGIDLPDLLKETIHEMENEEKLSPMMHRRV
- the recF gene encoding DNA replication/repair protein RecF (All proteins in this family for which functions are known are DNA-binding proteins that assist the filamentation of RecA onto DNA for the initiation of recombination or recombinational repair.), with product MELTEKRLLVIGPNGIGKSNLLEAVELLGSLRSHRASSDQDLIHWEEKSALLRAITEDEDKIELELRKKGGRKAYRNDKCLSRQIDLIGPLRCVGFSALDLHLVRGEPSLRRHWLDRVVLQLEPVYSDLMSRLIRLLRQRNQLWRNWKHTSSKDYGTLLDAFDVQLALVSTRIHRRRQRALNRLKPLAILWQERLSKGNEALELHYLPGSFLEKQDEELECRLSIEKQLLEQRAVEQKLGHCRVGPHRDEIEFLLNGASARRFGSAGQQRTIVLSLKLAELELIGEIYGEAPILILDDVLAELDPMRQLLLLEAVGHKHQCLISATHLDAFEGDWRGESQLLQLGNQDGSLELG
- the moeB gene encoding molybdopterin-synthase adenylyltransferase MoeB, which gives rise to MKSIKANNMQLSPEEFARYSRHLSLPEIGIKGQKKLKGSSVLCIGCGGLGSPVLIYLAAAGIGNLGIVDNDLVEESNLQRQIIHTHKSIGKSKIESARSRIIDINPYCKVTIFSELLNNENALEIIKPYDLVCDCTDNFESRYLINDACVLLGKPYIYGAISKFEGQASVFNLDKDSPNFRDLIPQPPSMDLLPSCSESGVIGVLPGIIGLIQATEIIKIIAGIGTTLSGRILIFNALEMKFKELKLKKDYAAKPITELIDYKDFCGSSGVTKVEDSIKSISAKKLRVLLEDNPNKNILLDVRTEEEFKLNAIKGSILVPLKNIQNGQEIDKIRKLASNKNIFVHCKTGKRSRKAILSLRSNGIDAVNLEGGINSWNES
- a CDS encoding M67 family metallopeptidase, producing MNLPTVIKFHGHSKEVLIKSLLIKFPQEGCALLLGKKKKETNLSKNFFYEISLIWPCCNIWEPEMKSFSEECLKEDLTQKPPSKTNRFAIDPKEQISAQKWARKKNLSLLGSAHSHSYSCANPSRLDLSWNFSPGLMIIVDGSGVIRAWWIGASKTIEPTEIPI
- the speD gene encoding adenosylmethionine decarboxylase encodes the protein MESMITHLYPNPGWPDEETRKYSQLDSRSKQRMIGKHCILELCECNSVKLDDEAFIRTTIQMASKVAGAQLLNLITHKFVPQGVTGLALLAESHISIHTWPESGYAAVDVFTCGDQTMPDKACQLLVEELQSKRHSLKTLRRDTPVMISNALIN